One genomic region from Lynx canadensis isolate LIC74 chromosome E1, mLynCan4.pri.v2, whole genome shotgun sequence encodes:
- the KRT16 gene encoding keratin, type I cytoskeletal 16 — MTTCSRQFTSSSSMKGSCGIGGGSSRMSSVLAGGSCRAPSAYGGLSVSSSRYSSGGACGLGGGYGGGFSSSSGFGGALGSGFGGGYGGGLGGGFGGGLGAGFGGGFGAGFGGGDGGLLSGNEKLTMQNLNDRLASYLDKVRALEEANAELEVKIRDWYQRQRPSEVKDYSPYFKTIEDLRNKIIAATVENAQPILQIDNARLAADDFRTKYEHELALRQSVEADVNGLRRVLDELTLARTDLEMQIEGLKEELAFLKKNHEEEMLALRGQTGGDVSVEMDAAPGVDLSRILNEMRDQYEQMAEKNRRDAEAWFLSKTEELNKEVASNSELVQSGRTEVTELRRVLQGLEIELQSQLSMKASLENSLEETKGRYCVQLAQIQDLIGSVEGQLAQLRCEMEQQNQEYKILLDVKTRLEQEIATYRRLLEGEDAHLSSQQASSQSFSSHNVFSSSSSPSGHQTWPILKEQGSSSFSQGQNSKH, encoded by the exons ATGACCACCTGCAGCCGCCAGTTCACCTCCTCCAGCTCCATGAAGGGCTCCTGCGGCATCGGGGGCGGCTCCAGCCGCATGTCCTCCGTGCTGGCCGGAGGGTCCTGCCGGGCCCCCAGCGCCTACGGGGGCCTGTCGGTCTCCTCCTCCCGCTACTCCTCCGGGGGGGCCTGCGGCCTGGGGGGCGGCTACGGCGGCGGcttcagcagcagcagcggctTTGGTGGGGCCCTGGGTAGCGGCTTCGGTGGAGGATATGGTGGTGGCCTTGGAGGTGGCTTTGGAGGTGGCCTTGGTGCTGGCTTCGGTGGTGGCTTCGGCGCTGGCTTTGGAGGGGGTGATGGCGGCCTCCTCTCCGGCAATGAGAAGCTCACCATGCAGAACCTCAACGACCGGCTGGCCTCCTACCTGGACAAGGTGCGTGCCCTGGAGGAGGCCAACGCCGAACTGGAGGTGAAGATCCGCGACTGGTACCAGAGGCAGCGGCCCAGTGAGGTCAAGGACTATAGCCCCTACTTCAAGACCATCGAGGACCTGAGGAACAAG ATCATCGCGGCCACCGTCGAGAACGCTCAGCCCATTCTGCAGATTGACAATGCCAGGCTGGCAGCCGATGACTTTAGGACCAA GTATGAGCACGAGCTGGCCCTGCGCCAGAGCGTGGAGGCCGACGTCAACGGCCTGCGCAGGGTGCTGGACGAGCTGACCCTGGCCAGGACTGACCTGGAGATGCAGATCGAAGGGCTGAAGGAGGAGCTGGCCTTCCTGAAGAAGAACCACGAGGAG GAGATGCTTGCCCTGCGGGGTCAGACTGGTGGGGACGTCAGTGTGGAGATGGACGCCGCCCCCGGTGTGGACCTGAGCCGCATCCTGAACGAGATGCGCGACCAGTACGAGCAGATGGCGGAGAAGAACCGCAGAGACGCGGAGGCCTGGTTCCTGAGCAAG ACCGAGGAGCTGAACAAGGAAGTGGCCTCAAACAGCGAACTGGTGCAGAGTGGCCGCACGGAGGTGACCGAGCTCCGGAGGGTGCTCCAGGGCCTGGAGATTGAACTGCAGTCCCAGCTCAGCATG aAAGCATCCCTGGAGAACAGCCTGGAGGAGACCAAAGGCCGCTACTGCGTGCAGCTGGCCCAGATCCAGGACCTGATCGGCAGCGTGGAGGGGCAGCTGGCCCAGCTGCGCTGCGAGATGGAACAGCAGAACCAGGAGTACAAGATCCTGCTGGACGTGAAGACGCGGCTGGAGCAGGAGATCGCCACCTACCGCCGCCTGCTGGAGGGCGAGGATGCCCA CCTCTCCTCCCAGCAAGCGTCCAGCCAGTCCTTTTCTTCCCACAACG tcttctcctcctcctcgtcccccTCTGGCCACCAGACCTGGCCCATCCTCAAGGAGCAGGGCTCGTCCAGCTTCAGCCAGGGCCAGAACTCCAAGCACTGA